A window from Zingiber officinale cultivar Zhangliang chromosome 7A, Zo_v1.1, whole genome shotgun sequence encodes these proteins:
- the LOC122002833 gene encoding amino acid transporter AVT6A-like yields MTIGDISPIANGGDSRGKRILDEKAPLLPSKQEETGGFDEFNGASFAGAVFNLSTTIVGAGIMSLPATMKVLGLVPGILLIIFFAFFTEISIDMLVRFSRAGKTVSYGGLMGDSFGRIGKLLIQLCIIVNNVGVLIVYMIIIGDVLSGTSSSGDHHFGVLEGWFGQHWWTGRFFILLVSMLAVFAPLACFKRVDSLRYTSALSVALAVVFVVITAGIAIVKLLAGSIAMPKLFPDIPDLASVWNFFTVAPVLVTAYICHYNVHPIENELEDSSLIKPVVKTSLALCSTVYIATSFFGFLLFGESTLDDVLANFDTNLNIPYSSILSDAVRVSYAVHLMLVFPMIFIALRLNVDGLLFPSANPLYSDNRRFASITLVLLSIIFLAANFIPSIWDAFQFTGATAAVCIGFIFPAAITLRDSHGIATKWDKIVAVFMIILAVLSNVIAIYSDAYALFNKSKASDFR; encoded by the exons ATGACAATTGGAGATATTTCTCCTATTGCAAACGGTGGGGACAGTAGGGGCAAGAGAATCCTTGATGAGAAGGCTCCTCTACTTCCAAGCAAGCAGGAGGAAACTGGCGGATTTGATGAGTTCAATGGTGCTTCGTTTGCTGGTGCTGTCTTTAACCTCTCCACTACTATTGTTGGAGCTGGAATTATGTCCCTTCCTGCCACCATGAAGGTCCTCGGACTGGTTCCAGGAATTCTCCTCATCATATTTTTTGCTTTCTTCACTGAGATATCAATCGACATGTTGGTAAGGTTTAGCCGTGCTGGGAAAACAGTTTCGTATGGAGGACTTATGGGTGATTCATTTGGAAGGATTGGCAAGCTTCTAATTCAGTTATGTATCATTGTGAATAACGTTGGGGTGCTGATTGTTTACATGATTATTATTG GTGATGTGCTTTCTGGAACATCGTCTAGTGGTGACCACCATTTTGGTGTTTTGGAAGGATGGTTTGGACAGCACTGGTGGACTGGTCGGTTTTTCATTCTTCTGGTTTCTATGCTGGCAGTGTTTGCTCCATTGGCTTGCTTCAAGCGTGTGG ATTCATTGAGGTACACATCTGCCTTATCAGTTGCACTTGCAGTTGTTTTTGTTGTAATCACAGCAGGTATTGCTATTGTTAAATTGCTAGCTGGAAGCATTGCAATGCCCAAGTTGTTTCCGGACATCCCAGATTTGGCTTCTGTCTGGAACTTTTTTACAGTGGCCCCAGTTCTTGTGACTGCATATATCTGCCATTATAATG TTCACCCTATTGAGAATGAATTGGAGGATTCTTCCCTGATAAAGCCGGTTGTAAAGACATCACTGGCTCTTTGTTCCACAGTCTATATAGCCACAAGCTTCTTTGGTTTTCTCCTGTTTGGTGAATCCACACTTGATGATGTGCTTGCCAATTTTGACACCAATCTCAATATCCCATATAGCTCTATCCTCAGTGATGCAGTCAGAGTTAGCTACGCTGTGCACCTCATGCTTGTGTTCCCCATGATCTTCATTGCTCTCCGGCTCAATGTAGATGGCCTACTATTTCCATCAGCCAATCCTTTGTATTCTGATAATCGGAGGTTTGCTTCAATTACATTGGTGCTTCTATCAATTATTTTCTTGGCGGCTAACTTTATTCCCAGTATATGGGATGCATTCCAATTCACTGGCGCAACTGCTGCTGTTTGCATTGGATTCATTTTTCCTGCTGCCATTACCCTAAG GGACTCTCATGGCATTGCAACAAAATGGGACAAGATTGTAGCTGTCTTCATGATTATACTTGCAGTTTTGTCCAACGTCATTGCTATATACAGTGATGCATATGCTCTCTTTAACAAGAGTAAAGCATCAGACTTCCGGTGA